Proteins encoded by one window of Sulfurospirillum barnesii SES-3:
- the tpx gene encoding thiol peroxidase produces MIFTAKVDKTALKGTPVKLEGNFQEVGNDAPMVKVVTPDLQEKTIGGEGNKAQLIITVPSLDTPVCDAEARRFNQEVAQYEMIDTTIVSMDLPFSSAKFCNVAGIANLSVTSDFRHKAFARNYGILIANGALEGLCARAIFVISKDGKIVYKQIVPEITAEPNYEEALQAAIKAGNSGASCCGFCQ; encoded by the coding sequence ATGATATTTACAGCAAAAGTCGATAAAACAGCGCTAAAAGGCACTCCCGTTAAACTTGAGGGAAACTTTCAAGAAGTGGGGAACGACGCTCCGATGGTAAAGGTAGTCACACCTGATTTACAAGAAAAAACCATTGGTGGTGAGGGAAACAAAGCGCAACTCATCATTACCGTTCCCTCGCTAGACACGCCCGTGTGCGATGCAGAAGCGAGACGTTTTAATCAAGAAGTGGCACAGTATGAGATGATTGATACGACTATTGTCTCCATGGACTTGCCATTTTCCTCTGCGAAATTTTGCAACGTTGCAGGCATTGCCAATTTAAGTGTCACAAGTGATTTTAGGCACAAAGCGTTTGCGAGAAACTACGGTATTTTAATTGCCAATGGCGCATTAGAAGGATTGTGTGCACGTGCTATTTTTGTCATTAGCAAAGATGGTAAAATTGTTTACAAACAAATTGTGCCAGAAATTACTGCTGAGCCAAACTATGAAGAGGCACTACAAGCTGCGATTAAAGCAGGAAATTCAGGAGCAAGTTGTTGTGGTTTTTGTCAGTAG
- a CDS encoding NnrS family protein gives MVFVSSLTPPKAPQTTPFENLQAQPHRIFFFAGVVQGVLFIALLGLHYAGILQVEASLRLYHAYALLFIVFTQFFAGFLLTTFPRYLSRPSATKEAYLPIVWMINGGGLLFLLLCFISEKAVLLPMAIILLGYLKLCLILRDFHTQSLVNTKTDTAWMLLAFAFGALGQILFMVDAFIPTYILAVGMSFYLYTFFIVLVVSQKMMPFFAANSIAGYTIHKSQYFLSVVFAGLLGKVILEAFNINAFVADALLFGVITYELVKWRLPFTKAPAILWVLFLSIWWAPVAFGLFVVSDFSALLGAPIYVEKSPLHTLALGYFTTVLLGFGTRVILGHSGRTPKADAYAVTLFGLIQLMTLIRIVAGIFPQYGYLHAVLSVAGLWVIIFGLWAKRYIAILFEK, from the coding sequence GTGGTTTTTGTCAGTAGTTTAACCCCACCCAAAGCCCCTCAAACCACACCGTTTGAGAATTTACAAGCGCAACCACACCGCATTTTCTTTTTTGCGGGCGTGGTGCAAGGTGTGCTTTTCATCGCACTCTTAGGCTTGCACTATGCAGGCATTTTACAGGTAGAAGCGTCTTTGAGACTTTACCATGCGTATGCGCTTCTTTTCATTGTCTTTACGCAATTTTTCGCAGGCTTTTTGCTCACGACATTTCCACGCTATCTCTCACGACCGAGTGCCACGAAAGAGGCTTATTTGCCCATTGTTTGGATGATAAATGGTGGAGGATTACTCTTTTTGCTCCTCTGTTTTATTTCGGAAAAAGCCGTACTGCTTCCTATGGCGATTATCTTGCTGGGGTATCTTAAGTTATGCCTTATATTGCGAGATTTTCACACACAAAGTCTTGTGAACACAAAAACCGATACCGCATGGATGCTCCTTGCTTTTGCCTTTGGTGCTTTAGGGCAAATTTTATTTATGGTGGATGCGTTTATACCAACGTACATTCTTGCTGTGGGTATGAGTTTTTACCTCTACACATTTTTTATTGTGCTCGTTGTTTCACAAAAGATGATGCCTTTTTTCGCTGCCAATAGCATCGCAGGGTATACCATTCATAAAAGTCAGTATTTTTTAAGTGTCGTTTTTGCAGGGCTTTTAGGAAAAGTTATCCTTGAGGCATTCAATATTAACGCCTTTGTAGCAGATGCCCTTTTATTTGGTGTTATTACCTATGAGTTGGTGAAATGGCGCTTACCTTTTACCAAAGCGCCTGCCATTTTATGGGTGCTATTTCTCTCCATTTGGTGGGCACCTGTGGCATTTGGGCTCTTTGTCGTGTCTGATTTTAGTGCTCTTTTAGGAGCGCCCATTTATGTTGAAAAATCTCCTCTGCACACTTTAGCTCTAGGATACTTTACAACCGTTCTCTTAGGTTTTGGAACACGGGTTATTTTAGGACATTCAGGACGTACCCCAAAAGCAGATGCCTATGCTGTTACACTTTTTGGGCTGATTCAACTGATGACACTTATTCGTATTGTGGCGGGGATTTTCCCTCAGTATGGCTACTTACATGCGGTACTGAGCGTTGCTGGGTTGTGGGTGATTATTTTTGGATTGTGGGCGAAGCGGTATATTGCTATTTTATTTGAGAAGTAA
- a CDS encoding ATP-dependent DNA helicase, translating into MSLSLKLIDILQKSHALLTGGAGVGKSYLVGEVVTNLRKIGKQVVVLGSTGVSAVNVGGQTVHSFFAFGICNDLDELTRHDRYTKARLAEIKKVLSRCDLLVIDEISMVSADLLDMIYYRLRNAGFEGSVLFVGDFFQLPPVSKAKNDSLLGGLEYAFESSAWSAFKPVVVELTKTKRTHDECFFEHLSHIRKGHLKEETLVYLDALRNNVSVWDDDPTVLFGRNKEAEMLNIQKLAQIKSEPIVLKAKEKVHEKSLHVNKIEGWKNALPVPVDLTLKVGAKVLFCTNKWGKYYNGERGIVHAIDEKEVVVEKAGEFVKVERQEYTLHENVLLNGEVQEKPLVSLEQFPLKLAYAITIHKSQGMSIDSLVCNINTIFEKSQFYVAISRARYPNQLLLDYHYARFSEHVRRCVQVSPKVGEFYEKSEILKIEEQPSDSLFDAF; encoded by the coding sequence TTGAGCCTTTCATTAAAACTGATTGATATTTTACAAAAGAGCCACGCTTTACTTACAGGCGGTGCGGGTGTTGGCAAGAGTTATCTTGTGGGCGAAGTCGTGACAAACCTACGAAAAATTGGCAAACAAGTGGTGGTTTTAGGCAGTACAGGTGTCAGTGCGGTCAATGTGGGAGGGCAAACGGTACACAGCTTTTTTGCCTTTGGTATTTGCAATGACTTAGATGAATTGACACGGCATGACCGCTATACTAAAGCTCGATTGGCTGAAATTAAAAAAGTGTTAAGCCGATGTGATTTGCTGGTGATTGATGAAATTAGCATGGTATCAGCGGATTTGCTTGATATGATTTATTACCGTCTTCGCAATGCGGGTTTTGAGGGAAGTGTCCTGTTTGTGGGGGACTTTTTTCAGCTTCCACCTGTCTCAAAAGCCAAAAATGATTCACTTTTAGGAGGATTGGAGTATGCGTTTGAGAGCAGTGCATGGAGTGCGTTTAAGCCTGTCGTTGTTGAGCTAACCAAAACAAAACGTACACACGATGAATGCTTTTTTGAGCATTTAAGCCACATCCGAAAAGGTCACTTAAAAGAAGAAACGCTGGTATATTTAGACGCCTTACGTAACAATGTATCGGTCTGGGATGATGATCCTACGGTTTTATTTGGCAGGAACAAAGAGGCGGAGATGCTCAATATTCAAAAATTGGCACAGATAAAAAGTGAACCCATCGTGCTTAAAGCCAAAGAAAAAGTGCATGAAAAATCCTTACATGTAAACAAAATAGAAGGGTGGAAAAATGCGCTTCCTGTGCCTGTAGATTTAACCCTTAAAGTGGGTGCAAAGGTACTTTTTTGTACCAATAAATGGGGAAAGTACTACAACGGTGAGCGAGGCATTGTGCATGCTATTGATGAAAAAGAGGTGGTGGTTGAAAAAGCGGGTGAGTTTGTGAAAGTTGAGCGTCAAGAGTACACTTTGCATGAAAATGTACTCTTGAATGGTGAAGTGCAAGAAAAGCCATTGGTTTCTTTGGAGCAATTTCCCCTCAAACTTGCCTATGCGATTACGATTCATAAGTCTCAGGGCATGAGCATTGATTCTTTGGTGTGTAACATCAACACTATTTTTGAAAAGAGTCAGTTTTATGTGGCAATTTCAAGAGCACGCTACCCCAACCAATTGTTACTGGATTACCATTATGCTCGTTTTTCAGAACACGTGAGGCGGTGTGTGCAAGTTTCGCCAAAAGTAGGGGAGTTCTACGAAAAATCGGAGATTTTAAAAATAGAAGAACAGCCTAGCGATTCACTTTTTGATGCCTTTTGA
- a CDS encoding DNA recombination protein RmuC gives MPQEMLFLVVLGLFLGVLVAFGFWMKSLLNEKEQVLAELQRKYEHLGAENLRLNMHNAKLNAEIEAQKEGNARLKFDLDEQGKTLELKLNAIMETHLERKLQKLDATSTKSLETLLKPFKENLDTFKKSVESSQESSIKKFAELSKEIELVARAGMNISKEAENLTKALKGKKQAQGSWGEMILESVLEYSGLIKGVHYETQESYKDEEGRTKRPDVVIKLPQERTIIIDSKVSLNSYDELIRAQSDEEKSIASKALSLAFREHIDTLDSKDYAHYKQGTLQYVFMFVPIEGAFSVAIHEDPKLYEYALRKHIAIVNPSTLTVSLRTIYLYWQSEQSSTLASKLFEEAGKMYDKMVGFAESFKRVGSQLQTLNNSYDNAHKQLSEGSGNILGRVENLKRLGAKATKNLKDAKIEYQDFSTDIELIEEK, from the coding sequence ATGCCACAAGAAATGTTGTTTTTAGTTGTTTTAGGTCTGTTTTTGGGTGTTTTGGTGGCATTTGGTTTTTGGATGAAATCGTTGTTGAATGAAAAAGAGCAGGTATTGGCTGAGCTTCAAAGAAAATATGAACACTTAGGGGCTGAAAATTTACGCTTAAACATGCATAACGCAAAACTAAATGCCGAAATCGAAGCCCAAAAAGAGGGCAATGCACGGCTTAAATTTGATTTGGATGAGCAGGGCAAAACGTTAGAATTAAAGCTTAATGCCATTATGGAGACGCATTTGGAGCGTAAGCTTCAAAAACTTGATGCCACCTCTACCAAATCGCTTGAAACCTTGCTAAAACCGTTTAAAGAAAATCTCGATACCTTTAAAAAAAGTGTGGAAAGCTCTCAAGAATCTAGCATTAAAAAGTTTGCAGAACTCTCCAAAGAGATAGAACTGGTCGCACGGGCTGGGATGAATATCTCAAAAGAAGCAGAAAACCTCACCAAAGCACTAAAGGGCAAAAAACAAGCACAGGGCAGTTGGGGTGAGATGATATTGGAGAGTGTATTAGAGTACTCTGGGCTCATCAAAGGGGTGCATTACGAAACGCAAGAGAGTTACAAAGATGAAGAGGGCCGTACCAAACGTCCTGATGTGGTGATTAAACTCCCTCAGGAGCGTACCATCATCATTGACTCTAAGGTGTCGCTGAACAGTTACGACGAGCTCATTCGTGCGCAAAGTGATGAGGAGAAAAGCATCGCGTCCAAAGCACTCTCTTTAGCGTTTCGTGAACACATCGACACGTTGGATAGCAAAGACTATGCGCACTACAAACAAGGAACCTTGCAGTATGTTTTTATGTTTGTGCCCATTGAGGGTGCATTTTCAGTGGCGATCCATGAAGACCCAAAACTCTACGAGTATGCGCTTCGTAAGCACATCGCCATCGTCAATCCCTCAACACTGACCGTTTCTTTGCGTACCATTTATCTCTACTGGCAAAGCGAACAATCTAGCACTCTAGCTTCAAAACTCTTTGAAGAAGCAGGCAAAATGTATGACAAAATGGTTGGCTTTGCGGAGAGTTTTAAGCGTGTTGGCTCACAGCTTCAAACGCTCAATAATAGTTATGATAATGCACACAAACAACTTAGTGAAGGCTCTGGCAATATCTTAGGGCGTGTGGAAAACTTAAAGCGTTTGGGTGCAAAGGCGACTAAAAATCTTAAAGATGCAAAGATTGAGTATCAAGATTTTTCGACAGATATTGAGCTCATTGAAGAGAAGTAA
- a CDS encoding adenosylmethionine--8-amino-7-oxononanoate transaminase: MKHDSLVTEDLKYIWHPCTQMKDHETLPLIAIKKGVGIYLYDFEDNSYIDGVSSWWVNLFGHCNAYINQKVKEQIETLEHVIFAGFTHEPIVKLSKRLCALAPKGLEKCFYADNGSSAIEVALKMSFQYHKNRGEKRPFFVSLSNSYHGETIGALAIGDVKLYKEIFEDILLKTLQAPVPKDQSEEAAREAAVGLEKVFRANEGKIAAFIIEPLVQCAGGMHMYHPLYITLARKLCDSYDIHLIADEIAVGFGRTGKMFACEHANVSPDFMTLSKGLTGGYLPLSVVLTTQKVYEAFYGDYAEFKAFLHSHSYTGNPLACSAANATLDIFEHEAILEKNEEKIAFIGAQLERFKGLCNVQSIRQTGMIAAVELKEYPIDFRVNLKIFEHAMQKGVLLRPLGNIVYFMPPYVITCKEIERMMDVAYEAIVSVNDL; this comes from the coding sequence ATGAAACATGATTCTTTAGTCACCGAAGATTTGAAATACATATGGCACCCGTGTACCCAAATGAAAGACCATGAGACACTTCCTCTTATTGCTATCAAGAAAGGAGTGGGTATTTATTTGTATGATTTTGAAGATAACAGTTATATTGACGGTGTTAGTTCTTGGTGGGTCAATCTTTTTGGTCATTGTAATGCGTATATTAACCAAAAAGTAAAAGAGCAAATTGAGACACTTGAGCATGTGATTTTTGCGGGATTTACGCATGAACCTATTGTTAAACTCTCCAAAAGATTGTGTGCGCTAGCCCCTAAGGGATTAGAGAAATGTTTTTATGCGGATAATGGCTCTAGTGCCATTGAAGTGGCGCTTAAAATGAGTTTTCAATACCATAAAAACAGAGGCGAAAAACGTCCTTTTTTCGTCTCTCTCTCCAATAGTTATCATGGTGAAACCATTGGTGCTTTAGCCATAGGTGATGTGAAATTGTATAAAGAGATTTTTGAGGACATTTTATTGAAAACATTGCAAGCCCCTGTCCCCAAAGACCAAAGTGAAGAAGCGGCTCGTGAGGCAGCTGTTGGGCTTGAAAAAGTCTTTAGGGCAAATGAAGGTAAAATTGCTGCGTTTATTATTGAGCCATTGGTGCAATGTGCGGGAGGAATGCATATGTACCATCCGCTCTACATCACATTGGCACGCAAACTGTGTGATAGTTATGATATTCATCTTATTGCTGATGAAATCGCTGTTGGCTTTGGTAGAACAGGTAAAATGTTTGCGTGTGAGCATGCAAATGTTAGTCCTGATTTCATGACACTTTCTAAGGGGCTAACGGGTGGGTACCTTCCTCTATCCGTTGTTTTAACCACACAAAAAGTGTATGAGGCTTTTTATGGTGATTATGCAGAATTTAAGGCTTTTTTACACTCCCATAGTTACACAGGAAATCCTTTAGCGTGCAGTGCGGCCAATGCAACACTGGATATTTTTGAGCACGAAGCTATTTTGGAAAAAAATGAGGAAAAAATCGCTTTTATCGGCGCACAGTTGGAGCGTTTTAAAGGGCTTTGCAATGTTCAAAGTATCCGTCAAACAGGGATGATAGCAGCGGTAGAATTGAAAGAATACCCCATTGATTTTAGAGTCAATTTAAAAATCTTTGAACATGCTATGCAAAAGGGCGTGCTTCTTAGACCTTTGGGAAATATTGTCTATTTTATGCCACCTTATGTCATTACATGTAAAGAGATTGAACGCATGATGGACGTGGCGTATGAGGCGATTGTAAGTGTTAATGATTTATAA
- the rhuM gene encoding RhuM family protein yields MEHQNVILYTDEQGHVSLEVSLENETVWLSQKQLCELFDRDKSVISRHIKNIYKEGELDEISVVAKNATTASDGKTYSVEFYNLDMIVSLGYRVNSKQATEFRKWATNVLKQYLIKGYALNHQRINAQSLNELTATMELVRKSIESKELSSNEAKGLLDIINNYAKTWALLQGYDSDALHALQGTLNQRFVLDYDEAKHAISEIKKDLIAKGDATELFGNEKAGEFKGALLNIYQTFGGADLLPSIEEKAANLLYYVIKDHAFSDGNKRIGSFLFILFLHKNGIAYKANGEPKINDNALVSLALLVASSDSSQKELMVRLIVNLLNETD; encoded by the coding sequence ATGGAGCATCAAAACGTCATTCTTTATACTGATGAACAAGGTCATGTGAGTTTAGAAGTAAGTCTTGAAAATGAGACGGTTTGGCTCAGTCAAAAGCAACTGTGTGAGCTATTTGATAGAGATAAATCGGTTATTTCTAGGCATATTAAAAACATTTATAAAGAAGGTGAGCTTGATGAAATTTCAGTTGTTGCAAAAAATGCAACAACTGCTAGTGACGGTAAAACCTATAGTGTTGAATTTTACAATCTCGATATGATTGTCTCTTTGGGGTATCGTGTAAATTCTAAGCAAGCAACAGAATTTAGAAAATGGGCGACCAATGTTTTAAAGCAGTATCTCATCAAAGGCTACGCTCTCAATCATCAACGTATCAACGCTCAAAGTTTAAATGAACTCACCGCCACGATGGAATTAGTGCGAAAAAGCATCGAAAGTAAAGAGCTCAGCAGTAACGAAGCTAAAGGTTTGCTAGACATCATTAACAACTACGCTAAAACATGGGCATTACTTCAAGGGTATGACTCAGACGCACTTCATGCGCTTCAAGGCACACTCAATCAGCGGTTTGTTTTGGATTATGATGAGGCGAAACATGCCATTAGCGAGATTAAAAAAGATTTGATAGCAAAAGGTGATGCTACAGAACTTTTTGGCAATGAAAAAGCAGGAGAGTTTAAAGGTGCACTGCTCAATATTTATCAAACCTTTGGCGGAGCTGATCTACTTCCAAGTATCGAAGAAAAAGCGGCAAATCTGCTCTACTATGTCATCAAAGACCACGCCTTTAGCGATGGCAATAAACGTATCGGCTCGTTTTTGTTTATCTTGTTTTTACATAAAAATGGCATCGCTTACAAAGCCAATGGCGAACCAAAGATAAACGATAACGCTTTGGTTTCATTGGCTCTTTTGGTGGCTTCAAGTGACTCTTCGCAAAAAGAGTTGATGGTAAGGCTCATCGTCAATCTTTTAAATGAAACAGACTAA
- the rsmH gene encoding 16S rRNA (cytosine(1402)-N(4))-methyltransferase RsmH, translating into MNIPHIPVLLEEVKKVFSTVSEGVIIDCTLGYGGHSEVLLEQNPTIKLIGCDQDEEALAFSKKRLERFGERVIFHHGNFSSVIAQYAHLPIRGILADIGVSSLQLDKKERGFAFDSEVLDMRMNPHNTLSAYEVVNHYSQEQLEFIFREYGEIHAYQKMAQLICEARLKAPITSAKELSRIAQKVPGKKSIHPSTLLFQAIRIEVNNELGVLTQLLESISKAEFTQCIVGIISFHSLEDRIVKQTFKLWSQNCICPPHVMRCMCGNNHALGKIISKKPIEATSSELKKNPRSRSARLRVFEIRGKDGR; encoded by the coding sequence GTGAACATTCCCCATATACCTGTACTTTTAGAAGAGGTTAAAAAAGTATTTTCTACCGTTTCTGAAGGGGTTATTATTGATTGTACGCTAGGATATGGTGGGCACAGTGAAGTACTTTTGGAACAAAATCCGACTATTAAGTTGATTGGGTGTGACCAAGATGAAGAGGCGTTAGCGTTTAGTAAAAAGCGTTTGGAGCGTTTTGGCGAACGAGTCATCTTTCATCATGGCAATTTTAGCTCTGTGATTGCTCAATATGCCCATCTACCCATTCGAGGCATTCTAGCTGACATTGGGGTTTCTTCTTTGCAACTCGATAAAAAAGAGCGTGGTTTTGCCTTTGACTCAGAGGTTTTAGACATGCGAATGAACCCTCACAATACGCTTAGTGCGTATGAAGTAGTGAACCATTACAGCCAAGAACAATTGGAGTTTATTTTCAGAGAATACGGCGAAATTCATGCCTATCAAAAAATGGCACAACTCATTTGTGAAGCACGTTTAAAAGCTCCTATTACTAGTGCGAAAGAACTTTCACGGATTGCTCAAAAAGTCCCAGGCAAAAAGAGTATTCACCCCTCAACGCTTCTGTTTCAAGCCATTCGTATTGAGGTCAATAATGAGTTGGGAGTCTTAACACAGCTTTTAGAGAGTATTTCTAAGGCAGAATTTACGCAGTGCATTGTAGGAATTATTTCGTTTCACTCTTTAGAAGATCGTATTGTGAAGCAGACGTTTAAGCTTTGGAGTCAAAACTGTATCTGCCCACCACACGTGATGCGTTGCATGTGTGGCAATAATCATGCGTTAGGCAAAATTATTAGCAAAAAGCCGATTGAAGCAACATCCAGTGAGCTCAAAAAAAACCCACGTAGCAGAAGTGCAAGGCTTCGTGTCTTTGAGATAAGAGGCAAAGATGGAAGATAA
- a CDS encoding SH3 domain-containing protein produces MTFRTLFLFTCNLLLFSGCAIKEPLLRQNEPYAPSTQSLVQNIVPQNIAQDDFTYRYYKPWFKTHLSHKKEDASWANKSYGIKGRYYGENLQLIGDDEVDALLKSTNFEAHGSVNAHAIMLQNEQMRNLPTHKPFFKKTTLPGEGYPFDYLQTSRIHIAEPILISHYSRDGAWAYVESSFAAGWLPSNSFVWLDAKERTPFIKALKIAIVQDNVPLYNAKQHFVSYAKVGAIFPIENEDDNFFYTFIYTKDANEEASKLTLFIPKSFAKKVPLEFSQESIHQLSNTLLGEKYGWGGYLNNRDCSAMTRDFLAPFGVWIPRNSAAQKSFGEYISLKDLSPKEKEAMILKHGIAFLSLIYLKGHIMLYAGEVQEKPFVMHNVWGVKTLENGKEGRDIIGKAVITDLYVGANQPNVPEASLLINRVEGILVKPTYATKNNLVSKYPSVKAIKDNNVYFMDGSTLPYDDKQAKHFDELLENADIEDMFTQTYPAFFPITPPTLNDDPGRFRNDAFLKKLYGESKKEIEKNLTEVIWLPNHGAKKLKFNQNENAAMQLQKVSDELDRLPEKYMKYLKNPAGTYAYRPIAGTSRLSAHSYGIAIDLETSYSRYWRWDKTYTFHNEFPKEIIDIFEKHGFVWGGRWYHYDTMHFEYRPELFESID; encoded by the coding sequence GTGACATTTCGCACGCTATTTCTTTTTACATGTAATCTCTTACTCTTCAGTGGTTGCGCCATTAAAGAGCCCCTGCTCAGGCAAAACGAACCATATGCACCATCCACCCAAAGTCTTGTACAAAACATTGTGCCACAGAACATTGCTCAGGATGATTTTACCTACCGTTACTACAAACCATGGTTTAAAACACACCTGAGTCATAAAAAAGAAGATGCCTCATGGGCCAATAAATCCTATGGCATTAAAGGACGTTACTATGGTGAAAATTTACAGCTTATTGGCGATGATGAAGTCGATGCACTCCTAAAAAGTACCAATTTTGAAGCCCATGGAAGTGTCAATGCCCATGCCATTATGCTTCAAAATGAACAAATGCGTAACCTCCCAACCCACAAGCCTTTTTTCAAAAAAACCACGCTTCCAGGAGAGGGGTATCCTTTTGATTATTTGCAAACCTCACGCATTCATATCGCAGAACCCATTCTCATCTCACACTATTCACGAGATGGGGCATGGGCGTATGTGGAAAGCTCCTTTGCTGCAGGCTGGTTGCCTAGCAACAGTTTTGTATGGCTTGATGCGAAAGAGCGAACTCCCTTCATTAAGGCGTTAAAAATAGCAATTGTTCAAGACAATGTGCCCCTGTATAACGCAAAACAACACTTTGTCAGTTACGCCAAAGTAGGAGCTATTTTTCCTATAGAAAATGAGGACGATAACTTTTTTTATACCTTTATTTATACCAAAGATGCCAATGAAGAAGCGAGTAAACTCACCCTTTTTATTCCCAAAAGCTTTGCGAAAAAAGTTCCTCTTGAATTTTCACAAGAGAGCATTCACCAACTCTCCAACACGCTCTTAGGTGAAAAATACGGATGGGGAGGCTACCTCAATAACCGTGACTGTTCGGCTATGACACGTGATTTTCTAGCCCCTTTTGGCGTATGGATACCTAGAAACTCTGCCGCACAAAAGAGTTTTGGAGAGTACATCTCTTTAAAAGATTTAAGCCCAAAGGAAAAAGAAGCCATGATTTTAAAACACGGCATTGCCTTTTTAAGCCTCATTTACCTCAAAGGGCACATTATGCTCTATGCAGGTGAGGTACAAGAAAAACCGTTTGTAATGCACAATGTCTGGGGTGTAAAGACATTGGAAAATGGGAAAGAGGGACGTGATATTATTGGAAAAGCAGTCATCACCGATCTTTATGTGGGTGCCAATCAGCCCAATGTTCCAGAAGCAAGCCTACTGATTAACCGTGTTGAGGGTATTTTGGTCAAACCAACGTATGCTACGAAAAACAACCTTGTCTCCAAATACCCCAGTGTCAAAGCCATCAAAGACAACAACGTCTATTTTATGGATGGAAGTACACTCCCTTACGATGACAAACAAGCGAAACATTTTGATGAATTGCTTGAAAATGCAGACATCGAAGATATGTTCACCCAAACATACCCTGCTTTTTTCCCCATCACACCTCCCACGCTCAATGACGACCCAGGACGTTTTCGCAACGATGCTTTTTTGAAAAAACTTTATGGCGAGAGTAAAAAAGAGATAGAAAAAAACTTAACGGAAGTCATTTGGTTACCCAATCATGGGGCTAAAAAACTTAAATTTAACCAAAATGAAAATGCGGCGATGCAACTGCAAAAAGTCTCCGATGAACTCGACCGTTTGCCTGAGAAATACATGAAATACCTTAAAAATCCAGCAGGAACATATGCATACCGACCTATCGCAGGAACCTCAAGGCTTAGCGCACACAGCTATGGCATCGCCATTGATTTAGAAACAAGCTACTCACGCTACTGGCGCTGGGATAAAACCTACACCTTTCACAATGAATTTCCCAAAGAGATTATTGATATTTTTGAAAAACATGGTTTTGTTTGGGGCGGCAGATGGTACCACTACGACACCATGCACTTTGAGTATCGACCTGAGCTGTTTGAGAGTATAGACTAA
- a CDS encoding ETEC_3214 domain-containing protein, which translates to MKNLVAFATIIGTIITFFAYFKPTEASINQVQRSNQSHIIQGNNNTILNYQNNITNDKNSSLNPENLLETLHLGVSKSYLISLFGTPRFDEKPNNYKINNVIFVFPTFFLQAIFSLEDKLIFYSITTRSLKFHPNIPKIDQKLLEITFSNLFDNAIYFYSELNPHYFSYAEKIYLGNSGNYKDLYLGYCPAGKSYDMSVLTISDENNPKILQEFRINNMPNCFGIGENDSELTRYLHDYQLNIHYYDKREIE; encoded by the coding sequence ATGAAAAATCTTGTCGCTTTTGCAACAATTATTGGCACTATTATTACCTTTTTTGCATATTTTAAACCTACTGAAGCTTCTATCAATCAAGTACAACGAAGTAATCAAAGCCATATTATTCAAGGCAATAACAATACTATTTTAAACTATCAAAACAATATAACCAATGATAAAAACTCATCTCTCAATCCTGAAAATTTATTAGAGACTCTTCATCTTGGCGTAAGTAAGTCATATTTAATCTCCCTATTTGGCACTCCTAGGTTTGATGAAAAACCTAATAATTATAAAATCAATAATGTAATTTTTGTTTTTCCAACTTTTTTTCTTCAAGCTATTTTTTCACTAGAAGACAAATTAATTTTTTATTCAATAACAACAAGATCATTAAAGTTTCATCCAAATATACCAAAAATTGATCAAAAGCTATTAGAAATAACATTTTCAAATCTTTTTGATAATGCCATATATTTTTACAGTGAGTTGAACCCACATTACTTTTCATATGCAGAAAAAATATACCTTGGCAACTCAGGAAATTATAAAGATTTATATCTTGGATATTGTCCAGCGGGAAAATCTTATGATATGTCTGTATTAACGATAAGTGATGAAAACAACCCTAAAATATTACAAGAATTTCGCATAAATAATATGCCAAACTGTTTTGGCATAGGTGAAAACGATAGTGAATTAACACGATATCTTCACGATTATCAATTAAATATTCATTACTATGATAAACGAGAAATCGAATAA